One region of Vigna angularis cultivar LongXiaoDou No.4 chromosome 10, ASM1680809v1, whole genome shotgun sequence genomic DNA includes:
- the LOC108335196 gene encoding probable vacuolar amino acid transporter YPQ3 isoform X4, which produces MAPSYCVKESKPCVGWVQRYLDDCLCDLKDEISFSLGFISLICWGVAEIPQIITNFRAKSSHGVSLAFLLTWVAGDMFNLVGCVLEPATLPTQYYTALLYTITTIVLVLQSLYYDYIYKWNKRRRNINIDEAQEEEKKPLRPKPGPQSGIAIPNDEPKSTPRREYYYRSARSLAGNDTPPFGTYLRAAKSVPSAMEMNNDSSSDDESPPLSSTKPVTQPRPIPRSVPASYGTFLAASMNLPRQGNALKEGYIRFNGRKLLLQEQNVHSALGQWLGWFMAVIYMGGRLPQIWLNIKRGSVEGLNPLMFLFALIANATYVGSILVRTTEWESIRANMPWLLDAIEHTHQTHSYRATKLLNLNNGR; this is translated from the exons atggCTCCCTCGTACTGCGTGAAGGAGAGCAAACCCTGCGTCGGTTGGGTTCAGCGTTACTTGGATGATTGTCTCTGCGATCTTAAAGATGAAATCTCCTTTTCCTTGGGCTTCATCAGTCTCATATGCTGGGGAGTAGCAGAAATTCCTCAGATTATCACCAACTTTCGAGCTAAGTCTAGCCATGGTGTCTCCCTAGCCTTTCTCCTCACTTGGGTCGCTGG CGACATGTTCAATCTCGTTGGTTGTGTTCTGGAGCCTGCCACG TTGCCTACTCAGTACTACACAGCTCTG CTTTACACAATCACTACGATCGTGCTAGTACTTCAAAGCCTCTATTATGACTACATCTATAAATGGAACAAGCGTCGTCGAAATATCAACATCGACGAG GCccaggaagaagagaaaaaaccTTTGAGACCCAAACCAGGGCCACAGTCAGGGATTGCAATACCAAATGACGAACCCAAATCAACGCCCCGACGGGAATACTACTATAG GTCAGCCAGATCTCTGGCCGGTAATGATACTCCACCATTTGGTACCTACTTGAGAGCTGCTAAAAGTGTCCCTTCAGCCATGGAAATGAACAATGATTCATCCTCTGATGATGAGTCACCTCCGCTTTCTTCCACCAAGCCTGTAACACAGCCTAGACCCATCCCTCGATCTGTCCCT GCAAGCTATGGAACATTTCTAGCAGCATCTATGAACTTGCCCCGGCAGGGTAATGCTTTGAAGGAGGGATACATAAGATTCAACGGAAGAAAGCTACTCTTGCAG GAGCAAAACGTGCACAGTGCCTTGGGTCAATGGTTAGGATGGTTTATGGCTGTGATCTATATGGGTGGCAGGCTCCCTCAAATATGGTTGAAT ATTAAACGAGGGAGTGTGGAG GGCTTAAATCCTCTGATGTTTCTCTTTGCATTGATCGCCAATGCCACTTACGTTGGAAG TATTCTTGTAAGAACTACCGAATGGGAAAGCATCAGAGCTAATATGCCATGGCTGTTGGATGCCATAG AACATACTCATCAAACACATTCTTACAG
- the LOC108335196 gene encoding uncharacterized protein LOC108335196 isoform X2: MAPSYCVKESKPCVGWVQRYLDDCLCDLKDEISFSLGFISLICWGVAEIPQIITNFRAKSSHGVSLAFLLTWVAGDMFNLVGCVLEPATLPTQYYTALLYTITTIVLVLQSLYYDYIYKWNKRRRNINIDEAQEEEKKPLRPKPGPQSGIAIPNDEPKSTPRREYYYRSARSLAGNDTPPFGTYLRAAKSVPSAMEMNNDSSSDDESPPLSSTKPVTQPRPIPRSVPASYGTFLAASMNLPRQGNALKEGYIRFNGRKLLLQEQNVHSALGQWLGWFMAVIYMGGRLPQIWLNIKRGSVEGLNPLMFLFALIANATYVGSILVRTTEWESIRANMPWLLDAIGCVALDLFIILQYANYRYIRKKARSDDSDYGNYEEDNKRFVS; the protein is encoded by the exons atggCTCCCTCGTACTGCGTGAAGGAGAGCAAACCCTGCGTCGGTTGGGTTCAGCGTTACTTGGATGATTGTCTCTGCGATCTTAAAGATGAAATCTCCTTTTCCTTGGGCTTCATCAGTCTCATATGCTGGGGAGTAGCAGAAATTCCTCAGATTATCACCAACTTTCGAGCTAAGTCTAGCCATGGTGTCTCCCTAGCCTTTCTCCTCACTTGGGTCGCTGG CGACATGTTCAATCTCGTTGGTTGTGTTCTGGAGCCTGCCACG TTGCCTACTCAGTACTACACAGCTCTG CTTTACACAATCACTACGATCGTGCTAGTACTTCAAAGCCTCTATTATGACTACATCTATAAATGGAACAAGCGTCGTCGAAATATCAACATCGACGAG GCccaggaagaagagaaaaaaccTTTGAGACCCAAACCAGGGCCACAGTCAGGGATTGCAATACCAAATGACGAACCCAAATCAACGCCCCGACGGGAATACTACTATAG GTCAGCCAGATCTCTGGCCGGTAATGATACTCCACCATTTGGTACCTACTTGAGAGCTGCTAAAAGTGTCCCTTCAGCCATGGAAATGAACAATGATTCATCCTCTGATGATGAGTCACCTCCGCTTTCTTCCACCAAGCCTGTAACACAGCCTAGACCCATCCCTCGATCTGTCCCT GCAAGCTATGGAACATTTCTAGCAGCATCTATGAACTTGCCCCGGCAGGGTAATGCTTTGAAGGAGGGATACATAAGATTCAACGGAAGAAAGCTACTCTTGCAG GAGCAAAACGTGCACAGTGCCTTGGGTCAATGGTTAGGATGGTTTATGGCTGTGATCTATATGGGTGGCAGGCTCCCTCAAATATGGTTGAAT ATTAAACGAGGGAGTGTGGAG GGCTTAAATCCTCTGATGTTTCTCTTTGCATTGATCGCCAATGCCACTTACGTTGGAAG TATTCTTGTAAGAACTACCGAATGGGAAAGCATCAGAGCTAATATGCCATGGCTGTTGGATGCCATAGGTTGCGTGGCATTGGATCTATTC
- the LOC108335196 gene encoding seven transmembrane protein 1 isoform X3, producing MAPSYCVKESKPCVGWVQRYLDDCLCDLKDEISFSLGFISLICWGVAEIPQIITNFRAKSSHGVSLAFLLTWVAGDMFNLVGCVLEPATLPTQYYTALLYTITTIVLVLQSLYYDYIYKWNKRRRNINIDEAQEEEKKPLRPKPGPQSGIAIPNDEPKSTPRREYYYRSARSLAGNDTPPFGTYLRAAKSVPSAMEMNNDSSSDDESPPLSSTKPVTQPRPIPRSVPASYGTFLAASMNLPRQGNALKEGYIRFNGRKLLLQNSSQEQNVHSALGQWLGWFMAVIYMGGRLPQIWLNIKRGSVEGLNPLMFLFALIANATYVGSILVRTTEWESIRANMPWLLDAIEHTHQTHSYRATKLLNLNNGR from the exons atggCTCCCTCGTACTGCGTGAAGGAGAGCAAACCCTGCGTCGGTTGGGTTCAGCGTTACTTGGATGATTGTCTCTGCGATCTTAAAGATGAAATCTCCTTTTCCTTGGGCTTCATCAGTCTCATATGCTGGGGAGTAGCAGAAATTCCTCAGATTATCACCAACTTTCGAGCTAAGTCTAGCCATGGTGTCTCCCTAGCCTTTCTCCTCACTTGGGTCGCTGG CGACATGTTCAATCTCGTTGGTTGTGTTCTGGAGCCTGCCACG TTGCCTACTCAGTACTACACAGCTCTG CTTTACACAATCACTACGATCGTGCTAGTACTTCAAAGCCTCTATTATGACTACATCTATAAATGGAACAAGCGTCGTCGAAATATCAACATCGACGAG GCccaggaagaagagaaaaaaccTTTGAGACCCAAACCAGGGCCACAGTCAGGGATTGCAATACCAAATGACGAACCCAAATCAACGCCCCGACGGGAATACTACTATAG GTCAGCCAGATCTCTGGCCGGTAATGATACTCCACCATTTGGTACCTACTTGAGAGCTGCTAAAAGTGTCCCTTCAGCCATGGAAATGAACAATGATTCATCCTCTGATGATGAGTCACCTCCGCTTTCTTCCACCAAGCCTGTAACACAGCCTAGACCCATCCCTCGATCTGTCCCT GCAAGCTATGGAACATTTCTAGCAGCATCTATGAACTTGCCCCGGCAGGGTAATGCTTTGAAGGAGGGATACATAAGATTCAACGGAAGAAAGCTACTCTTGCAG AACTCATCACAGGAGCAAAACGTGCACAGTGCCTTGGGTCAATGGTTAGGATGGTTTATGGCTGTGATCTATATGGGTGGCAGGCTCCCTCAAATATGGTTGAAT ATTAAACGAGGGAGTGTGGAG GGCTTAAATCCTCTGATGTTTCTCTTTGCATTGATCGCCAATGCCACTTACGTTGGAAG TATTCTTGTAAGAACTACCGAATGGGAAAGCATCAGAGCTAATATGCCATGGCTGTTGGATGCCATAG AACATACTCATCAAACACATTCTTACAG
- the LOC108335196 gene encoding seven transmembrane protein 1 isoform X1: MAPSYCVKESKPCVGWVQRYLDDCLCDLKDEISFSLGFISLICWGVAEIPQIITNFRAKSSHGVSLAFLLTWVAGDMFNLVGCVLEPATLPTQYYTALLYTITTIVLVLQSLYYDYIYKWNKRRRNINIDEAQEEEKKPLRPKPGPQSGIAIPNDEPKSTPRREYYYRSARSLAGNDTPPFGTYLRAAKSVPSAMEMNNDSSSDDESPPLSSTKPVTQPRPIPRSVPASYGTFLAASMNLPRQGNALKEGYIRFNGRKLLLQNSSQEQNVHSALGQWLGWFMAVIYMGGRLPQIWLNIKRGSVEGLNPLMFLFALIANATYVGSILVRTTEWESIRANMPWLLDAIGCVALDLFIILQYANYRYIRKKARSDDSDYGNYEEDNKRFVS; encoded by the exons atggCTCCCTCGTACTGCGTGAAGGAGAGCAAACCCTGCGTCGGTTGGGTTCAGCGTTACTTGGATGATTGTCTCTGCGATCTTAAAGATGAAATCTCCTTTTCCTTGGGCTTCATCAGTCTCATATGCTGGGGAGTAGCAGAAATTCCTCAGATTATCACCAACTTTCGAGCTAAGTCTAGCCATGGTGTCTCCCTAGCCTTTCTCCTCACTTGGGTCGCTGG CGACATGTTCAATCTCGTTGGTTGTGTTCTGGAGCCTGCCACG TTGCCTACTCAGTACTACACAGCTCTG CTTTACACAATCACTACGATCGTGCTAGTACTTCAAAGCCTCTATTATGACTACATCTATAAATGGAACAAGCGTCGTCGAAATATCAACATCGACGAG GCccaggaagaagagaaaaaaccTTTGAGACCCAAACCAGGGCCACAGTCAGGGATTGCAATACCAAATGACGAACCCAAATCAACGCCCCGACGGGAATACTACTATAG GTCAGCCAGATCTCTGGCCGGTAATGATACTCCACCATTTGGTACCTACTTGAGAGCTGCTAAAAGTGTCCCTTCAGCCATGGAAATGAACAATGATTCATCCTCTGATGATGAGTCACCTCCGCTTTCTTCCACCAAGCCTGTAACACAGCCTAGACCCATCCCTCGATCTGTCCCT GCAAGCTATGGAACATTTCTAGCAGCATCTATGAACTTGCCCCGGCAGGGTAATGCTTTGAAGGAGGGATACATAAGATTCAACGGAAGAAAGCTACTCTTGCAG AACTCATCACAGGAGCAAAACGTGCACAGTGCCTTGGGTCAATGGTTAGGATGGTTTATGGCTGTGATCTATATGGGTGGCAGGCTCCCTCAAATATGGTTGAAT ATTAAACGAGGGAGTGTGGAG GGCTTAAATCCTCTGATGTTTCTCTTTGCATTGATCGCCAATGCCACTTACGTTGGAAG TATTCTTGTAAGAACTACCGAATGGGAAAGCATCAGAGCTAATATGCCATGGCTGTTGGATGCCATAGGTTGCGTGGCATTGGATCTATTC